A single genomic interval of Spirosoma linguale DSM 74 harbors:
- a CDS encoding Mg-chelatase subunit ChlI-like protein (KEGG: Os03g0811100; hypothetical protein), with amino-acid sequence MNYRSLKASKLLTISTLGELKAAGYETRSIKQELRDNLIDRIKEKEIVFPGIWGYEDTVIPDVERAILSMHHINLLGLRGQAKTRIARLMINLLDEYIPVVAGSELNDDPMQPLSRFAIDLIAEKGDQTPISWMHRNERYTEKLATPDVSVADLIGDVDPIKAATLKLPYSDERTIHYGLIPRSHRCIFVINELPDLQARIQVSLFNILQEGDIQIRGFKLRLPLDIQFVFTANPEDYTNRGSIVTPLKDRIDSQIVTHYPKSIEIGKKITLQEAVVKTEQKGMVKTNDLVADLIEQVALEARESEYVDSKSGVSARMTISAYENLLSSAERRALINGEKETYVRVSDLYGVVPAICGKVELVYEGEVEGPVIVAQNLIGKAIRNQFLAYFPNPEKAKKDKRGNPYKKVTDWFGDGNTMEFLNDLSNRDYEARLRTIDGLDDLVDGFHPRLSKTEKLFMMEFALHGLAEHSLVGKKAMDTGLSFKDLLGSMFNPGTNFGEEDEDEDDDRF; translated from the coding sequence ATGAACTACCGAAGCCTGAAAGCATCAAAATTACTGACAATCTCAACGCTTGGCGAATTAAAAGCCGCTGGCTATGAAACCCGCTCAATCAAACAGGAACTGCGGGATAATCTGATTGACCGAATTAAGGAAAAAGAAATCGTTTTTCCGGGAATATGGGGGTACGAAGACACGGTTATTCCCGACGTCGAACGCGCCATCCTGTCCATGCACCACATCAATCTGTTGGGCCTTCGGGGACAGGCAAAGACCCGTATTGCCCGGCTGATGATTAACCTGCTGGACGAGTATATTCCTGTTGTGGCCGGGTCGGAATTAAACGACGACCCGATGCAGCCGCTTTCCCGGTTTGCCATCGACCTTATTGCCGAAAAAGGGGATCAGACGCCTATTTCCTGGATGCACCGCAACGAGCGATACACCGAGAAACTGGCTACACCAGACGTATCGGTAGCCGATTTGATTGGCGACGTAGACCCTATCAAGGCAGCTACGCTTAAGTTGCCGTATTCGGATGAGCGGACGATTCACTACGGATTGATTCCGCGTTCCCACCGCTGTATTTTCGTTATTAACGAATTGCCCGATTTGCAGGCACGGATTCAGGTATCGCTATTCAATATTTTGCAGGAAGGCGATATTCAGATTCGGGGCTTTAAGCTGCGCCTGCCGCTCGATATACAGTTTGTGTTTACCGCAAACCCGGAAGATTATACCAACCGGGGCAGCATTGTAACCCCGCTTAAAGACCGGATCGACTCCCAGATCGTGACCCACTACCCGAAATCCATCGAAATCGGGAAGAAAATCACGTTGCAGGAAGCCGTCGTAAAAACCGAGCAGAAAGGCATGGTTAAGACTAACGATCTGGTTGCTGATTTGATCGAACAGGTGGCACTCGAAGCCCGCGAAAGCGAATACGTCGATTCGAAAAGTGGCGTGTCGGCCCGGATGACTATCTCGGCCTACGAGAATCTCCTGTCTTCGGCCGAACGCCGGGCGTTGATCAACGGGGAGAAAGAAACGTATGTGCGCGTTTCTGACCTGTACGGGGTCGTTCCCGCTATTTGTGGTAAAGTTGAGCTGGTGTACGAAGGGGAGGTGGAAGGGCCGGTTATTGTGGCGCAAAACCTAATCGGTAAAGCTATCCGTAACCAGTTTCTGGCCTATTTCCCAAATCCCGAAAAAGCCAAAAAAGACAAGCGGGGCAATCCGTATAAGAAAGTCACCGACTGGTTTGGCGATGGCAATACGATGGAGTTCCTCAACGACTTATCGAACCGCGATTACGAAGCCCGGCTGCGTACCATCGACGGACTCGACGATCTTGTCGACGGTTTCCACCCGCGCCTGAGCAAAACCGAAAAGCTGTTTATGATGGAGTTCGCCCTGCATGGTCTGGCCGAACACTCGCTGGTTGGTAAGAAAGCAATGGATACGGGTTTGTCATTCAAGGACTTGCTTGGGTCGATGTTCAACCCCGGAACCAATTTTGGTGAAGAGGATGAAGATGAAGACGACGACCGGTTCTAG
- a CDS encoding conserved repeat domain protein (TIGRFAM: conserved repeat domain protein~PFAM: protein of unknown function DUF11; Polymorphic membrane protein Chlamydia~KEGG: dol:Dole_1788 polymorphic membrane protein Chlamydia) has protein sequence MNACFSCLLVFLSVSVYSQSIIYVTPTGAGNQSGSSWTNALPGNSQLRSKLLSASAGTQLWLSGGQYSLGSSRTETFAIPSGVQVYGGFIGNETALSDRLLSSPSSTTLTGETGDPTSITDNNYHVITFTNASSDTRLDGVVITGGNSNAGTSPHDSGGGIYNNGSGTGNKSRPILKNCLITANTAVNGGGLYNDAHDGGESSSTCINCIFQENSASFSGGGVYNYGYRGLCSPILTGCVFRRNRAVLGGGFLSNATFNAGINNPVLTNCVFEENTASSGAGLVFASGFYAFLNPTLTNCLIDHNQASGSGGGMQVSATIGCSANPTLTNCVLADNSAGTAGSGIYSACYSDSYITIRLTNSLVWTNDVAHDTGSNRIAPTYAITYSNVQGGFSGTGNTNVDPLFVDPASYNYRVRPNSPAINTGDPASTTSTVSATDLANEPRIVNGRIDRGAYEYIPMADLRMTLAVGTRATAVKQPIEYKLTITNDGPDPATNVTWNNRLPPSLSFVGGKDVSNSFTLVYGTVASLEPGKSTTFSYQLQPEQPGRYSNASQITNSDQRDPDSQPDSGTGDGQDDAAQTDVRTTDDNGTVYASPNPNQVPLPSVVSNQPAPDPTKADLSLSISLSNRTPLVGDVVAVICQVSNAGGLAATGVSLSLTLPAGLSFVSGSGFTQTGQAIVGTVGTVNAGTQALLTAYVRINLRNAALLFAEILTSNQPDPDSQPGSGTTDGQDDMATADLRVP, from the coding sequence GTGAACGCTTGCTTTTCCTGTCTTCTGGTTTTTCTATCTGTTTCGGTCTACAGTCAGTCTATCATTTATGTAACGCCCACGGGGGCGGGTAATCAGTCCGGTTCATCGTGGACCAACGCCCTGCCGGGAAATTCGCAGTTACGGAGTAAGTTACTCTCAGCATCGGCAGGAACACAGCTCTGGCTGTCTGGTGGGCAGTATTCCCTTGGCTCATCAAGAACTGAAACCTTTGCCATTCCATCGGGTGTACAAGTATATGGCGGGTTCATAGGGAATGAAACAGCCTTGAGCGATCGCTTGCTGAGTTCACCTTCCAGCACAACCCTAACGGGCGAAACCGGCGACCCAACCAGCATCACCGACAACAACTACCATGTTATAACTTTCACGAACGCATCCAGCGACACACGTCTGGATGGCGTAGTCATTACGGGAGGAAATTCAAATGCCGGTACATCCCCGCATGATTCGGGGGGAGGGATCTACAACAATGGTAGTGGTACAGGCAACAAAAGCAGGCCTATTCTGAAAAACTGCCTGATTACAGCGAACACGGCCGTTAATGGCGGAGGCCTTTACAACGACGCCCACGACGGCGGAGAGAGTTCATCCACGTGTATAAACTGCATTTTTCAGGAAAACAGTGCCTCCTTCAGTGGGGGTGGCGTTTACAACTACGGTTACCGGGGCCTTTGCAGCCCCATACTAACAGGCTGCGTGTTCAGGCGAAACAGGGCCGTCCTTGGAGGAGGCTTCTTGAGCAATGCTACCTTCAACGCAGGCATAAATAACCCGGTACTCACCAACTGTGTGTTTGAAGAGAATACTGCCAGTTCAGGGGCAGGCCTTGTCTTCGCCAGTGGGTTCTATGCCTTTCTCAACCCCACCCTAACCAATTGCCTGATCGACCATAACCAGGCCAGCGGCTCTGGAGGAGGTATGCAGGTCTCTGCCACCATTGGCTGCTCGGCCAATCCTACACTCACCAATTGTGTGCTGGCCGATAACTCAGCCGGAACAGCCGGAAGCGGTATCTATAGCGCGTGTTACAGCGATTCATACATAACCATTCGCCTAACGAACAGCCTTGTGTGGACGAACGATGTTGCCCATGATACCGGCTCGAACAGAATAGCACCCACCTACGCCATAACGTACTCCAACGTTCAGGGAGGGTTCTCGGGTACGGGCAACACAAACGTTGATCCGCTGTTCGTTGACCCGGCCAGTTATAACTACAGGGTACGCCCAAACAGTCCGGCCATAAATACCGGCGATCCTGCCAGTACAACCAGCACCGTTTCGGCAACAGATCTGGCTAACGAGCCACGGATTGTGAACGGCCGAATCGATAGGGGTGCCTACGAGTACATTCCTATGGCTGACCTACGCATGACACTCGCGGTCGGCACGCGCGCAACGGCGGTTAAACAACCCATTGAGTATAAGCTGACCATTACCAACGACGGTCCCGACCCGGCTACCAATGTTACCTGGAACAATCGACTCCCTCCTTCTTTGAGCTTCGTGGGAGGTAAAGATGTATCCAATTCGTTTACCCTCGTTTATGGCACAGTTGCTTCACTGGAGCCGGGAAAATCAACAACGTTCTCCTACCAGTTGCAGCCCGAACAACCCGGGCGCTATAGCAACGCGTCCCAGATCACAAACAGTGACCAAAGAGATCCCGACAGCCAGCCTGATTCCGGTACCGGCGACGGACAGGACGATGCCGCGCAAACAGATGTCCGTACCACGGATGACAACGGAACTGTCTATGCATCACCGAATCCAAATCAGGTTCCCTTACCGTCGGTTGTCTCAAACCAACCCGCTCCAGACCCTACGAAAGCCGACCTTAGTTTATCCATTTCCCTTTCGAACCGAACCCCGCTCGTGGGTGATGTGGTGGCGGTTATCTGTCAGGTTAGTAACGCAGGCGGCTTGGCAGCAACGGGTGTGTCCCTGTCGCTTACTCTTCCGGCTGGCCTTTCCTTTGTGTCGGGTTCCGGATTTACCCAGACGGGCCAAGCGATTGTGGGAACGGTTGGGACAGTCAACGCGGGAACTCAGGCTCTGCTAACCGCCTACGTACGCATTAACCTACGCAACGCAGCCTTGTTGTTCGCAGAAATCCTGACCAGCAATCAACCCGATCCCGACAGCCAGCCAGGTTCCGGCACAACGGATGGTCAGGACGACATGGCCACAGCCGATTTGCGCGTGCCATGA
- a CDS encoding hypothetical protein (KEGG: ade:Adeh_3425 mucin-associated surface protein (MASP), putative) yields MKTSLFTFAVLVFSISSLAASAQTTAPALSAYYSVKDALVSTDAAKAKASATTLVVALGKVDAARLSASDKKNLATAKARATTISRTADVNAQRTQFEALSTSMIALAKATKPAKTYVQYCPMAAEGKGAFWLSDKREVRNPYYGDKMLKCGSVKEEI; encoded by the coding sequence ATGAAAACAAGTCTCTTTACGTTTGCCGTTCTGGTTTTTTCAATCTCCTCCCTGGCCGCTTCGGCGCAGACCACCGCTCCGGCGCTGAGTGCTTATTACAGCGTCAAGGACGCTCTTGTATCTACGGATGCCGCCAAAGCCAAAGCGAGCGCAACGACTTTGGTAGTCGCTCTGGGTAAAGTCGACGCGGCCCGGCTGTCGGCAAGTGATAAAAAAAACCTTGCTACAGCGAAAGCCAGGGCGACTACCATTAGCCGGACGGCCGACGTTAACGCACAAAGAACGCAATTCGAGGCCCTTTCGACCAGTATGATTGCGCTGGCTAAAGCGACTAAACCAGCTAAAACGTACGTGCAGTACTGCCCGATGGCCGCTGAGGGGAAGGGTGCCTTTTGGCTCAGCGATAAGCGCGAGGTACGGAATCCATACTACGGCGACAAGATGCTGAAGTGCGGCTCAGTAAAAGAAGAAATCTAA
- a CDS encoding protein of unknown function DUF74 (PFAM: protein of unknown function DUF74~KEGG: eca:ECA2666 hypothetical protein), which yields MLVTTTSNIEGKAITKYVGLVNGEAIIGANLVKDFFTSIKDVVGGHSGAYVQALREAKSIALKEMIDQATRLGATAVIGVDLDYQTIGGNGSMLMVSANGTAVVVE from the coding sequence ATGCTCGTAACTACTACCTCCAACATTGAAGGGAAAGCTATTACAAAATATGTAGGTCTGGTCAATGGTGAGGCCATCATCGGGGCCAACCTTGTCAAGGATTTTTTCACCAGCATCAAGGATGTGGTGGGTGGTCATTCAGGCGCTTACGTGCAGGCCTTGCGCGAAGCGAAAAGTATTGCGCTCAAAGAAATGATCGATCAGGCGACCCGGCTGGGTGCCACCGCCGTGATTGGCGTCGATCTGGATTACCAGACCATTGGCGGCAACGGTTCCATGCTGATGGTTAGCGCCAACGGTACCGCCGTTGTTGTCGAATAA
- a CDS encoding two component transcriptional regulator, LytTR family (PFAM: LytTr DNA-binding region; response regulator receiver~SMART: response regulator receiver~KEGG: hypothetical protein), with translation MTLSCIAVDDEPLALGLVCAFIEKTPFLQLAGRYSSAVEALEGLLSGPPVNVVFLDIQMPDLTGLELARVLERSNRGAHTTRIVFTTAFDQFALDGFRVDALDYLLKPFNYEEFLRAASKARQYFDLVQRTEPVPAAQVLAAPNEIADDHLFLKVEYQLVRIAYNDILYIEGLKDYVKVYRQSEPDKPLLSLTSLKGLEEKLPANQFMRVHRSFIISLQRISAFTRNSVQIGSVVIPVSDQYKDVFGQFIARWL, from the coding sequence ATGACTCTTTCCTGCATTGCCGTCGATGATGAGCCGCTGGCATTAGGCCTTGTTTGTGCCTTCATTGAAAAAACGCCTTTTCTCCAGTTAGCCGGTCGCTACAGCAGCGCTGTCGAAGCCTTAGAGGGGTTACTATCCGGCCCTCCCGTGAATGTAGTTTTCCTGGACATCCAAATGCCGGACCTGACCGGTCTGGAACTGGCCCGCGTTCTGGAGCGGAGTAACCGGGGGGCGCACACGACACGAATTGTCTTTACCACCGCTTTCGATCAGTTTGCGCTCGATGGCTTTCGAGTCGATGCGCTGGACTACTTGCTGAAGCCGTTCAACTACGAAGAATTTTTACGGGCAGCGAGTAAAGCCCGGCAGTATTTTGATCTGGTTCAGCGGACGGAACCAGTCCCGGCGGCTCAGGTTCTGGCCGCTCCCAACGAAATAGCCGACGATCACCTCTTTCTAAAAGTCGAATACCAATTGGTTCGCATTGCTTACAACGACATTTTATACATTGAAGGACTGAAGGATTACGTGAAAGTATATCGGCAAAGTGAGCCGGATAAGCCTTTGCTATCGCTGACTAGTTTGAAGGGGCTGGAAGAAAAATTGCCAGCCAATCAGTTCATGCGGGTTCACCGGTCGTTTATTATCTCGCTACAACGGATCAGCGCGTTTACCCGGAACTCCGTCCAGATCGGTTCGGTGGTCATACCCGTCAGCGATCAGTACAAAGATGTTTTTGGCCAGTTCATTGCCCGCTGGCTATAA